The Rhododendron vialii isolate Sample 1 chromosome 5a, ASM3025357v1 genome contains a region encoding:
- the LOC131325680 gene encoding protein JINGUBANG-like: MAATTAVISPCNAGHFAAEKTTLHNPKLSHPEPTTSTPPPSNHNDYSTSPRNSSDSDDTSSSPYFTSLSDSNEEASPLHAHSPWIVSSGDKSQYPQNGLIGSLFREHGHIYSLAVSGDLLYTGSESKNIRVWKNLNEFCGFKSSSGFVKAIVVYGDRIFTGHHDGKIRVWKSDFQTRVSKDHLERVGTLPSKKDSIVTSLNPKNYVRVRRKGRRNAPWIRHYDTVSCMSLDEEHGILYSGSWDKTVKVWRVSDSKCLESIPAHDDAVNSIVVAGFNGLVLTGSADGSVKVWRRELLQGSNSKHVVVQTLLKQEEAGVTAVAVNTAAKAVYCGSSDGLVNFWELEREVLVHRGMLRGHKMAVLCLATAGSLVSSGSADNSICVWRRDEGGDHMCLTVLYGHSGPVKCLAVEEEEEGGGGGRWIVYSGSLDKSVKVWRVCEQANDMKQL, encoded by the coding sequence ATGGCCGCAACAACCGCCGTCATCAGTCCCTGTAATGCCGGCCATTTCGCCGCCGAGAAAACCACCCTCCACAACCCGAAACTATCACATCCCGAACCCACCACCAGTACTCCTCCTCCTTCCAACCACAACGACTACAGTACCTCCCCCCGCAACAGCAGCGACTCCGACGACACCTCCTCGTCCCCGTACTTCACATCCCTGTCCGACTCCAATGAAGAAGCGTCCCCACTTCACGCCCACTCGCCCTGGATTGTTTCCTCCGGTGATAAAAGCCAATATCCCCAGAATGGTTTGATCGGTTCGCTTTTTCGCGAACACGGTCACATCTATTCCCTAGCCGTATCCGGCGACTTGTTATACACGGGATCGGAGAGCAAGAACATAAGGGTTTGGAAGAATTTAAACGAGTTTTGTGGGTTTAAATCCAGCAGTGGGTTTGTCAAAGCGATAGTGGTTTACGGTGACAGGATTTTTACCGGTCACCACGACGGAAAAATCCGGGTCTGGAAATCAGATTTCCAAACCCGGGTTTCTAAGGACCATCTGGAGCGCGTGGGGACCCTGCCCTCGAAAAAGGACTCGATTGTGACCTCGTTGAACCCGAAAAACTATGTCCGGGTACGGCGGAAGGGACGCCGTAACGCCCCGTGGATCAGACATTACGACACTGTTTCGTGCATGAGCTTGGATGAAGAACACGGGATTTTGTACTCGGGGTCTTGGGACAAGACGGTCAAAGTCTGGAGGGTCTCCGACTCCAAGTGCTTGGAGTCTATCCCAGCCCACGACGATGCTGTTAATAGTATTGTCGTGGCCGGGTTCAACGGGCTGGTGTTGACCGGATCAGCAGACGGGTCGGTCAAGGTATGGAGAAGGGAATTATTACAAGGATCAAATTCAAAGCACGTGGTGGTGCAAACGTTGTTGAAGCAGGAGGAGGCCGGCGTGACGGCGGTGGCAGTGAACACGGCGGCGAAGGCGGTTTACTGCGGGTCATCCGACGGCCTGGTCAACTTCTGGGAACTCGAAAGAGAGGTGTTGGTGCACCGCGGGATGTTGCGCGGCCACAAGATGGCGGTGCTGTGCCTGGCCACGGCGGGGAGCTTGGTGTCCAGCGGGTCCGCGGATAATAGTATCTGCGTGTGGAGGAGGGATGAGGGCGGGGACCATATGTGCTTGACGGTGTTGTATGGACATAGTGGGCCGGTGAAATGCTTGGCggtggaggaagaggaggagggcgGCGGCGGCGGGCGGTGGATAGTGTATAGTGGGAGCTTGGACAAGTCAGTGAAGGTTTGGAGAGTCTGTGAACAAGCCAATGATATGAAGCAGTTGTAG